In one window of Patescibacteria group bacterium DNA:
- a CDS encoding DUF559 domain-containing protein, producing the protein MTKLFNQPQQKNIRKVLRKQPITCERILWGRVRDSQLGDFKFKKQFGIDKYIVDFCCFEAKLVVELDGATHSTDKEIQYDVKRQKFLEEQGFLVKRYNNSDVKENLILVLEDIVATCRERVNILHL; encoded by the coding sequence ATGACAAAATTATTTAACCAACCCCAACAAAAAAATATCCGTAAAGTTTTAAGAAAACAGCCCATAACTTGTGAGCGAATTTTATGGGGAAGAGTCAGAGATAGTCAGCTCGGGGATTTTAAATTTAAAAAACAATTCGGTATTGATAAATATATAGTTGATTTTTGTTGTTTTGAGGCTAAGTTAGTTGTTGAACTTGATGGCGCTACGCATAGCACTGACAAGGAAATTCAATATGACGTTAAGCGACAAAAATTTTTAGAAGAGCAGGGTTTTTTAGTAAAGAGGTATAACAATTCAGACGTAAAAGAAAATTTAATATTAGTATTGGAGGATATTGTGGCGACATGTCGAGAGCGGGTAAACATTCTTCATTTATAA